The following proteins are co-located in the Noviherbaspirillum sp. UKPF54 genome:
- a CDS encoding efflux RND transporter periplasmic adaptor subunit translates to MDSRIEAASVQTTERRPRRVRTWLGALAAAALLLALLWMLFAPDPIQVELAAVTQGPMQVTVDNQGQVRAHDKYVVAAPVAAGLLRVELHDGDPVRRGQRVATLDPLPMDARQRQEAAARLDAARALAREAALRVQRADTDLRFAAGERARVERLIAERFVSPQALDKALSTENAARAEASAAQSRTQAAQADVRAAEAALLSVDSKGEGRNLELASPVDGYVLKVNEKSARTVAAGTPLVTIGDPARYEIVVDVLSTDAVKVKPGDTMLLEGWGGAKTLRAKVRLVEPVAFTKVSALGVEEQRVNVIADPVDALGPLGDGYRIEARIVIWSDDKAVKVTGSSLFRVGGAWHVFVADDKHAREREVQVGQRNQDEAQILSGLAPGTKVVRYPNNQLADGARIAAAGSDGTR, encoded by the coding sequence ATGGATTCCCGCATAGAAGCCGCTTCCGTTCAAACCACCGAGCGCCGTCCCCGGCGCGTTCGTACCTGGCTGGGCGCGCTCGCCGCGGCGGCGCTGCTGCTCGCCCTGCTCTGGATGCTGTTCGCGCCCGATCCGATCCAGGTCGAACTGGCCGCCGTCACCCAAGGGCCGATGCAAGTGACCGTTGATAACCAGGGGCAGGTGCGCGCGCACGACAAATACGTGGTAGCCGCGCCGGTAGCGGCGGGGTTGCTGCGGGTCGAGCTGCACGACGGCGACCCGGTGCGGCGCGGACAGCGGGTCGCCACCCTCGATCCCCTGCCGATGGACGCGCGCCAGCGGCAGGAAGCGGCCGCGCGGCTGGACGCGGCCCGCGCTCTGGCGCGCGAAGCGGCGCTACGCGTGCAGCGCGCCGACACCGACCTGAGGTTCGCGGCCGGCGAGCGGGCGCGGGTGGAACGGCTGATCGCCGAACGGTTCGTGTCGCCGCAGGCGCTCGACAAGGCGCTCAGCACGGAAAATGCGGCGCGCGCCGAAGCGTCCGCCGCGCAGTCGCGCACGCAAGCCGCGCAAGCCGACGTGCGGGCGGCGGAGGCAGCCCTGCTTTCCGTCGACAGCAAGGGCGAAGGCCGCAACCTGGAACTGGCGTCCCCGGTCGACGGCTACGTGCTGAAGGTGAATGAGAAAAGCGCGCGCACGGTCGCCGCCGGCACGCCGCTGGTCACGATCGGCGACCCAGCCCGCTACGAAATCGTGGTCGACGTGCTGTCCACCGATGCCGTCAAGGTCAAGCCCGGCGACACGATGCTGCTGGAAGGCTGGGGCGGCGCCAAGACCCTGCGCGCGAAGGTGCGCCTGGTCGAGCCGGTGGCGTTCACCAAGGTCTCGGCGCTGGGCGTGGAGGAGCAGCGCGTCAACGTCATCGCCGACCCGGTCGACGCGCTGGGTCCGCTGGGCGACGGCTACCGGATCGAGGCGCGCATCGTCATCTGGTCCGACGACAAGGCTGTCAAGGTCACGGGCAGCAGCCTGTTTCGCGTCGGCGGCGCCTGGCATGTCTTCGTGGCCGACGACAAGCATGCGCGCGAGCGCGAAGTGCAGGTCGGGCAGCGCAACCAGGACGAGGCGCAGATCCTGTCCGGACTGGCCCCGGGCACGAAAGTCGTGCGGTATCCGAACAACCAGCTGGCGGACGGCGCGCGCATCGCGGCGGCCGGTAGCGACGGCACGCGCTAG
- a CDS encoding ABC transporter permease — protein sequence MVSAFALSPLDLKLLRDLWRMRGQALAIALVAMCGIATFVTMRGGYEALLAAQAAYYEHYRFADVFVNVKRAPLSLLDRVRAIPGVNEVDGRVVFDASLDVPGLDEPATGRLVSLPPKPDTGLNRVHLRAGRLPQAEGRREVLVSEAFAQANSLKPGDSLAAIINGRKERLRIVGIAISPEYVAEINGNSFPDNRRFGVMWMTRDELAAALDMRDAFNDLCVTLAPHASEKRVIEQLDTLLGAYGSLGAYGREDHVSHHFLANELASNKVSSSIIPAIFLGVAAFLIHNVLLRITALQRAQIALLKSFGYGSAAVGAHYLKFALLTVMTGALAGIGLGSWLGNGLAVLYARFYHFPELELRLSAFSMSVSLLAAVAAASVGAAFAVRRVLALAPAEAMRPEAPAHFKPGPLERLGLQRFMPLPLRMVLRNLERNPAKALLSILGLALAMSLLVSGQYTFDALNEIIRLQFRTAQRDDVTVAFNERRDVAVAHNLAALPGVLRVEPFDSVLVRMRFGHRSKKTVVNGLAPGRELRMVLDERERPVDLPQEGLVLTKMLAQILGARTGDVLTLELLQGQRQTVRVRVARIVDEPIGTFSYMDRAALARLIAEPDSAAGAFLAVDPQRQAELYRTLKTVPAIRSVTLREATLQSFLSTVAENMKINTFVLVAFACVIAMGVVYNSARIALSEHAIELASLRILGFTRAEVGRMLLGEQSLLTLAAIPLGCALGYGLSAWLSVLLSQELFRIPLVVSSRTFLISIAVVLASATVSGLLVWRKVKKLDLIEVLKTRE from the coding sequence ATGGTGAGCGCTTTTGCGCTATCCCCGCTCGACCTGAAGCTGCTGCGCGACCTGTGGCGCATGCGCGGCCAGGCATTGGCCATCGCACTGGTGGCGATGTGCGGCATTGCCACCTTCGTCACCATGCGCGGCGGCTACGAGGCACTGCTGGCGGCGCAAGCCGCGTACTACGAGCATTACCGCTTCGCCGACGTGTTCGTCAACGTCAAGCGCGCCCCGCTGTCCCTGCTCGACCGGGTGCGCGCCATCCCCGGCGTCAACGAAGTAGACGGGAGAGTGGTGTTCGATGCCTCGCTCGACGTGCCCGGACTGGACGAGCCCGCCACCGGCCGGCTGGTATCACTGCCGCCGAAGCCCGACACCGGGCTGAACCGAGTCCATCTGCGCGCCGGGCGCCTGCCGCAGGCCGAGGGCCGGCGCGAGGTGCTGGTCAGCGAAGCGTTTGCCCAGGCCAACAGCCTGAAGCCGGGCGACAGCCTCGCGGCCATCATCAATGGCCGCAAGGAGCGGCTGCGCATCGTCGGCATCGCGATTTCTCCCGAATACGTCGCCGAAATCAACGGCAACAGCTTCCCCGACAACCGGCGCTTCGGCGTGATGTGGATGACGCGCGACGAACTGGCCGCCGCGCTCGACATGCGCGACGCCTTCAACGACCTGTGCGTGACGCTCGCGCCGCATGCGAGCGAAAAGCGCGTCATCGAACAGCTCGACACGCTGCTGGGCGCCTACGGCTCGCTCGGCGCCTACGGCCGCGAAGACCATGTGTCGCACCATTTCCTGGCCAACGAGCTGGCGTCGAACAAGGTCAGCTCGAGCATCATTCCCGCGATCTTCCTGGGCGTCGCCGCCTTCCTGATCCATAACGTGCTGCTGCGGATCACCGCGCTGCAGCGCGCGCAGATCGCCCTGCTCAAGAGTTTCGGTTACGGCAGCGCGGCCGTCGGCGCGCACTACCTGAAGTTTGCCCTGCTGACCGTGATGACGGGCGCGCTCGCCGGCATCGGTCTCGGCAGCTGGCTGGGCAACGGTCTGGCGGTGCTGTACGCGCGCTTCTACCATTTCCCCGAGCTGGAGCTGAGGCTGTCGGCGTTTTCCATGTCGGTCTCGCTGCTGGCGGCCGTGGCGGCGGCCTCGGTGGGCGCGGCATTCGCCGTCAGGCGCGTGCTGGCGCTGGCGCCGGCGGAGGCCATGCGCCCCGAGGCGCCCGCGCATTTCAAGCCCGGCCCGCTGGAACGTCTCGGCCTGCAGCGCTTCATGCCGCTGCCGCTGCGCATGGTGCTGCGCAACCTCGAACGCAATCCGGCCAAGGCGCTGCTGTCCATCCTCGGCCTGGCGCTGGCGATGTCGCTGCTGGTCAGCGGCCAGTACACCTTCGACGCGCTCAACGAAATCATCCGCCTGCAGTTCCGCACCGCCCAGCGCGACGACGTGACGGTAGCCTTCAACGAGCGGCGCGACGTCGCGGTGGCGCACAATCTGGCTGCGCTGCCGGGCGTCCTGCGGGTCGAGCCGTTCGACAGCGTGCTGGTCCGGATGCGTTTCGGGCATCGCAGCAAGAAGACCGTCGTCAACGGGCTGGCGCCGGGCCGCGAGTTGCGCATGGTGCTCGACGAGCGCGAAAGACCGGTCGACCTGCCGCAGGAAGGCCTGGTGCTGACCAAAATGCTGGCGCAGATCCTGGGCGCGCGCACCGGCGACGTGCTGACGCTGGAACTGCTGCAGGGACAACGCCAGACCGTGCGGGTACGGGTCGCACGCATCGTCGACGAGCCGATCGGCACCTTTTCCTACATGGACCGCGCCGCGCTGGCGCGCCTGATCGCGGAACCGGACAGCGCCGCCGGCGCCTTCCTCGCGGTCGATCCGCAACGCCAGGCCGAACTCTACCGCACGCTCAAGACCGTGCCCGCGATCCGCAGCGTGACCCTGCGCGAGGCGACGCTGCAAAGCTTCCTGTCGACCGTCGCCGAAAACATGAAGATCAACACCTTCGTGCTGGTGGCCTTCGCCTGCGTGATCGCGATGGGCGTGGTGTACAACTCGGCGCGCATCGCCTTGTCCGAACATGCGATCGAACTGGCCAGCCTGCGCATCCTCGGCTTCACCCGCGCCGAAGTCGGCCGCATGCTGCTGGGCGAGCAAAGCCTGCTGACGCTGGCCGCGATCCCGCTCGGATGCGCGCTCGGCTACGGCCTGTCGGCCTGGCTGTCGGTGCTGCTGAGCCAGGAACTGTTCCGCATCCCGCTGGTCGTCAGCAGCCGCACCTTCCTGATCTCGATCGCCGTGGTGCTGGCCTCGGCCACCGTTTCCGGGCTGCTGGTGTGGCGCAAGGTGAAGAAGCTCGATTTGATTGAAGTCCTCAAGACACGTGAATAA
- a CDS encoding ABC transporter ATP-binding protein, with protein sequence MPLPDTPAVPTDPHRSVFRLRGVSKIYTMGEVRVPALMDVDLDLYDGEFVVLLGASGSGKSTLLNILGGLDTPTSGSVAYLDHDLSHAGDAGLTRFRREHVGFVFQFYNLIPSLTALENVRLVTEISPSPMDAAQALQLVGLADRMHHFPAQMSGGEQQRVAIARAIAKRPDVLLCDEPTGALDFRTGKLVLQVLERINCELGTTTVVITHNAAIAGMAHRVVSISSGRITRIEQNATRLSPEEVAW encoded by the coding sequence ATGCCGCTTCCTGACACGCCCGCCGTGCCGACCGATCCGCACCGTTCCGTATTCCGGCTGCGCGGCGTTTCCAAGATCTACACCATGGGCGAAGTGCGCGTGCCCGCGCTGATGGATGTCGACCTCGACCTGTACGACGGCGAGTTCGTGGTCCTGCTGGGCGCATCCGGCAGCGGCAAATCGACCCTGCTCAACATCCTGGGCGGGCTCGACACGCCCACCTCCGGCAGCGTCGCCTACCTGGACCATGACCTGAGCCATGCGGGCGATGCCGGCCTGACGCGCTTTCGGCGCGAGCACGTCGGCTTCGTGTTCCAGTTCTACAACCTGATCCCCAGCCTGACCGCCCTGGAGAACGTGCGACTGGTCACCGAGATCAGCCCGTCGCCGATGGATGCCGCCCAAGCATTGCAACTGGTCGGCCTGGCTGACCGCATGCATCACTTCCCGGCGCAGATGTCGGGCGGCGAGCAGCAGCGGGTGGCGATCGCGCGCGCCATCGCCAAGCGCCCCGACGTGCTGCTGTGCGACGAGCCGACCGGCGCGCTCGACTTCCGCACCGGAAAGCTGGTGCTGCAGGTACTCGAGCGCATCAACTGCGAGCTCGGCACCACCACCGTCGTCATCACGCACAACGCCGCCATCGCCGGCATGGCGCACCGCGTGGTATCGATCAGCAGCGGCCGCATCACCCGCATCGAGCAGAATGCGACGCGCCTGTCGCCGGAAGAGGTGGCATGGTGA
- a CDS encoding SRPBCC family protein, with protein sequence MNTESATTQRWATLLGAAVLGAAGMYFSDPGRGRRRRALVRDQMLHARTSAARGTDVAMRDLYNRLVGLQARARNLLSRRGAMADDDLVVARVRARLGRVVSHPHAIEVAAQQGQVSLRGPVLAHEKDNLLRSVRAVAGVAGIDDRLQAYKRPAGVSSLQGGNPRLGMRSRFVQENWTPALRGAAIAGGGALAVLGLMRRRPGALALAAAGLTLAARALSNRPVRRLTGFHAGHRAVDLQKTIDIAASPQAVWDAWANYENFPRFMSHVLEVRDLGDLRSHWAVQGPMGARIEWNASLTECKRPSVIAWTSEPGAVVEHSGIVRFEPSDTGTRVSVRLSYNPPAGALGHGVAVLLGSDPKREMDDDLMRMKSFIETGILPHDAAQRSASQVLH encoded by the coding sequence GTGAACACCGAATCCGCAACGACTCAGAGATGGGCCACCCTGCTGGGCGCGGCCGTGCTGGGCGCGGCCGGAATGTATTTTTCCGATCCCGGGCGCGGCCGGCGCCGGCGCGCGCTGGTACGGGACCAGATGCTCCATGCGCGGACCAGTGCGGCGCGCGGCACGGATGTCGCCATGCGCGATCTTTACAACCGGCTGGTCGGCCTGCAGGCGCGCGCGCGCAACCTGCTGTCCCGGCGCGGCGCGATGGCCGACGACGATCTGGTGGTGGCGCGCGTGCGCGCCAGGCTCGGCCGCGTGGTGTCGCATCCGCACGCCATCGAGGTCGCCGCGCAGCAGGGACAGGTCAGCCTGCGCGGACCGGTTCTGGCACACGAAAAGGACAACCTGCTGCGCTCGGTGCGCGCGGTGGCCGGCGTCGCCGGCATCGACGACCGGCTGCAAGCGTACAAGCGCCCTGCCGGCGTATCCAGCCTGCAGGGCGGCAATCCGAGATTGGGGATGCGCTCCAGATTCGTGCAGGAGAACTGGACGCCGGCGCTGCGCGGCGCGGCGATCGCCGGCGGTGGCGCGCTGGCCGTGCTCGGCCTGATGCGGCGGCGGCCGGGCGCCCTCGCGCTGGCAGCGGCCGGCCTGACGCTGGCCGCGCGCGCCCTGAGCAACCGCCCGGTGCGGCGACTGACCGGCTTCCATGCCGGCCACCGCGCGGTCGACCTGCAAAAGACCATCGACATAGCGGCCTCTCCGCAGGCAGTGTGGGATGCCTGGGCCAACTACGAAAATTTCCCCCGCTTCATGTCCCACGTGCTGGAAGTGCGCGACCTGGGCGACCTGCGCTCGCACTGGGCGGTGCAAGGGCCGATGGGCGCGCGCATCGAATGGAATGCCAGCCTGACCGAGTGCAAGCGTCCTTCCGTCATCGCCTGGACCAGTGAACCCGGCGCGGTGGTGGAACATAGCGGCATCGTGCGCTTCGAGCCGTCCGACACCGGCACGCGCGTCAGCGTGCGGCTATCCTACAATCCGCCGGCCGGCGCCCTCGGGCATGGCGTGGCGGTGCTGCTCGGCAGCGACCCGAAACGCGAGATGGACGACGACCTGATGCGCATGAAAAGCTTCATCGAGACCGGCATCCTGCCGCACGATGCGGCGCAGCGCAGCGCCAGCCAGGTCCTGCACTGA
- a CDS encoding YbhB/YbcL family Raf kinase inhibitor-like protein, whose amino-acid sequence MSLTLSSAAFDAGASIPPAHTCDGGDVSPPLSWSGVPPGTRSLALIVDDPDAPDPAAPQRVWVHWVLYNIPLEASGLPQGAHGDALPPGTREGKNDWKRTGYGGPCPPIGRHRYFHKLYALDTVLPDLSQPSKRDLEHAIEGHVLERAELIGLYQRR is encoded by the coding sequence ATGAGCCTGACCCTCTCTTCCGCCGCATTCGATGCCGGCGCCAGCATTCCGCCGGCACACACTTGCGACGGCGGCGACGTTTCTCCTCCATTGTCCTGGTCCGGCGTGCCGCCCGGCACGCGCAGCCTGGCGCTGATCGTGGACGATCCGGACGCGCCCGATCCCGCCGCGCCGCAACGGGTATGGGTGCACTGGGTGCTCTACAACATCCCGCTGGAGGCGAGCGGCCTGCCGCAGGGCGCGCACGGCGACGCCCTCCCGCCCGGCACGCGCGAGGGGAAAAACGACTGGAAGCGCACCGGCTACGGCGGCCCCTGCCCGCCCATCGGCCGCCATCGCTATTTCCACAAGCTCTATGCGCTCGACACCGTCCTGCCCGACCTGAGCCAGCCGAGCAAGCGCGATCTCGAGCACGCCATCGAGGGCCATGTGCTCGAACGGGCCGAGCTGATCGGCCTGTACCAGCGCCGGTAA
- a CDS encoding HopJ type III effector protein: MKIDAFLKKLNDAPESVSFDDTMAVIGDAYEFTPAAFTNGALRNEAGQNSGSCKLFAFAKLNALSEQQTLACFGAYYREDVLKNPDGSDHQNIRNFMKTGWSGVQFDSMPLRPKA; encoded by the coding sequence ATGAAAATCGACGCTTTTCTCAAGAAACTCAACGATGCGCCCGAGTCCGTCAGCTTCGACGACACCATGGCGGTCATCGGCGACGCCTATGAATTCACGCCGGCCGCCTTCACCAATGGCGCGCTCAGGAACGAGGCCGGCCAGAATTCCGGCTCGTGCAAGCTGTTTGCATTCGCCAAACTGAATGCCTTGTCGGAGCAGCAGACGCTGGCATGCTTCGGCGCGTACTACCGCGAGGACGTGTTGAAGAACCCGGACGGCAGCGACCACCAGAACATCCGCAATTTCATGAAAACCGGCTGGTCCGGCGTGCAGTTCGACAGCATGCCGCTGCGCCCCAAGGCGTAA
- a CDS encoding zinc ribbon domain-containing protein YjdM, with protein MSALPPCPQCAMENTYPDADNYVCADCGHEWPQAQAAQAEEPADMVVKDANGNVLADGDAVVLIKDLKVKGSSITLKMGTKVKSIRLVGGDHEVDCKMDAGNFMLKACYLRKA; from the coding sequence ATGTCTGCCCTACCCCCCTGCCCCCAATGCGCCATGGAGAACACTTATCCGGACGCGGACAACTATGTGTGCGCCGACTGCGGCCACGAGTGGCCGCAAGCGCAGGCCGCGCAGGCGGAGGAGCCCGCCGACATGGTGGTCAAGGATGCCAACGGCAACGTGCTGGCCGACGGCGACGCGGTGGTGCTGATCAAGGATCTGAAAGTGAAGGGCTCGTCCATCACCCTGAAGATGGGCACCAAGGTCAAGAGCATCCGCCTGGTCGGCGGCGATCATGAAGTGGACTGCAAGATGGATGCAGGCAATTTCATGCTCAAGGCTTGCTATCTGCGCAAGGCGTGA
- a CDS encoding HD domain-containing phosphohydrolase, which produces MPESQSNIRYFDVVLCVSRALDLLSPVLSDHHQRTAYVAACIAEELQLDAEQKRDIVVAGALHDAGAVSMSSRLALLQSALPGHECDCGEDVHRHGLDGYRLLHEFEPFANAARAIRFHHVDWEGGRGAEFDGEPVPLASHILRVADNVAILPRRGDNILAQARHIRALIRAHAGTRYREDLVAAFEQAAQRESFWLDLVSPYKEEILRPYFGTHRVALASDALYELARLLGRIIDYRSPFTVLHSANVAAAAQRIGELAGMPPSQVRILGLAGQLHDLGKLAVPPEILDKPAGLSAQEELIVRQHPYHTYRILSMVPGLEEVALYGALHHERIDGSGYPYRMRGMPFGSRVVAVADVFAALTEDRPYRAGMSWERSVGILDGMAARGVLDGEVVALVRRDPGAFGQFVERRREPASRGVAQAAAS; this is translated from the coding sequence ATGCCGGAAAGCCAGTCCAACATCCGATACTTCGACGTCGTCCTGTGCGTGTCGCGCGCGCTCGACCTGCTATCTCCCGTGCTGTCGGATCATCATCAGCGCACGGCTTACGTCGCCGCCTGCATCGCCGAGGAACTGCAGCTCGACGCCGAACAAAAGCGCGACATCGTGGTTGCCGGCGCGCTGCACGACGCCGGCGCGGTATCCATGTCGAGTCGGCTGGCGCTGCTGCAATCGGCGCTGCCCGGCCACGAGTGCGACTGCGGCGAAGATGTGCACCGGCACGGCCTGGACGGCTACCGTCTGCTGCACGAATTCGAGCCGTTCGCCAATGCCGCGCGCGCCATCCGCTTTCATCACGTGGACTGGGAGGGCGGGCGCGGCGCCGAGTTCGACGGCGAGCCGGTGCCGCTCGCCAGCCACATCCTGCGGGTGGCCGACAACGTGGCCATCCTGCCCCGGCGCGGCGACAACATCCTGGCGCAGGCGCGCCACATCCGCGCCCTTATCCGGGCGCATGCCGGCACCAGGTACCGGGAAGACTTGGTGGCGGCATTCGAGCAGGCCGCGCAGCGCGAATCGTTCTGGCTCGACCTGGTCAGCCCGTACAAGGAAGAAATCCTGCGGCCCTATTTCGGCACGCACCGGGTCGCGCTCGCGTCCGACGCGCTGTACGAGCTGGCGCGGCTGCTGGGGCGCATCATCGATTACCGCAGCCCGTTTACCGTGCTGCATTCCGCCAACGTGGCCGCCGCCGCGCAGCGCATCGGCGAGCTGGCCGGCATGCCGCCCTCGCAGGTGCGGATACTGGGCCTGGCCGGACAGCTGCACGACCTGGGCAAGCTGGCCGTGCCGCCGGAAATCCTGGACAAGCCGGCCGGCCTCAGCGCGCAGGAAGAACTGATCGTGCGGCAGCATCCCTACCATACCTACCGCATTCTCTCGATGGTTCCCGGGCTGGAAGAAGTCGCGCTCTACGGAGCGCTGCACCATGAGCGCATCGACGGCAGCGGCTACCCGTACCGGATGCGCGGCATGCCGTTCGGCTCGCGCGTGGTCGCGGTGGCCGACGTGTTCGCCGCGCTCACCGAGGATCGGCCCTATCGCGCGGGTATGAGCTGGGAACGGTCGGTCGGCATCCTCGACGGCATGGCCGCGCGCGGCGTTCTGGACGGAGAAGTGGTCGCGCTGGTGCGGCGCGATCCGGGCGCATTCGGCCAGTTCGTGGAGCGGCGGCGCGAGCCTGCATCGCGCGGCGTGGCGCAGGCCGCAGCCTCGTAG
- a CDS encoding type IV pili methyl-accepting chemotaxis transducer N-terminal domain-containing protein has protein sequence MLRRAMLAISISCLGAGFIAAAVAAPAGETARAEPSRGELVNESGRLRMLAERMGKAYAQIALNVMPDKAREQIAQSQKRFEDNLKFVARGAGTPELKSQLYAVTIAYRSYTLALSAPPARDSVLLAHRQTEQVVLEADRLTAAFEAQAPAGTAKIVNISGRQRMLSQRLARLYFASALNGNNKSDIEKYRLEFKNALATLDDAPLSSPQIKSELELAKTQWLFFNQAMQGIGDTASNIRNVATTSERLLETMDNITAMYSNSLKYMVGASGLPAWVGSGIA, from the coding sequence ATGCTGCGACGAGCAATGTTGGCGATTTCGATTTCCTGCCTCGGCGCCGGCTTCATCGCCGCCGCCGTCGCCGCCCCGGCAGGCGAAACGGCGCGCGCAGAACCTTCGCGCGGCGAACTCGTCAACGAATCGGGCCGGCTGCGCATGCTGGCCGAACGCATGGGCAAGGCCTACGCGCAAATCGCGCTGAACGTCATGCCCGACAAGGCGCGCGAACAGATCGCGCAGTCGCAAAAGCGGTTCGAGGACAATCTCAAGTTCGTCGCGCGCGGCGCCGGCACGCCTGAACTCAAGAGCCAGCTGTACGCGGTCACCATCGCCTACCGCTCCTATACGCTCGCCCTGTCCGCGCCGCCGGCCAGGGACAGCGTGCTGCTGGCGCACCGCCAGACGGAACAGGTGGTGCTCGAAGCGGACCGCCTCACGGCGGCGTTCGAGGCGCAAGCGCCGGCCGGCACCGCCAAGATCGTCAATATCTCGGGACGCCAGCGCATGCTGTCGCAACGCCTGGCCCGGTTGTATTTTGCCTCTGCGCTCAACGGCAACAACAAGAGCGACATCGAGAAATACCGCCTCGAATTCAAGAACGCGCTGGCCACGCTGGACGACGCGCCCCTGTCGAGCCCGCAGATCAAGAGCGAGCTGGAACTGGCCAAGACCCAGTGGCTTTTCTTCAACCAGGCCATGCAGGGCATCGGCGACACCGCCAGCAATATCCGCAACGTCGCCACCACCAGCGAGCGCCTGCTCGAAACGATGGACAACATCACCGCCATGTACAGCAATTCGCTCAAGTACATGGTCGGCGCCTCCGGCTTGCCCGCCTGGGTCGGGTCCGGCATCGCCTGA
- a CDS encoding sterol desaturase family protein yields the protein MEAFVNAAHAWLAALLGPQVDWKQVLLIGMSPVFLLAFMLEFAVEKRRGRADKFHLKEIAANLALGGSYQIMEALAWVAATGGVFALVYRHRLFDIPVNGWTVLPIFVLVEFCYYWFHRCSHRVRWWWAAHVPHHSGQTMNFTTAMRQSLLNAFVGTFVFYLPPVLLGVPPAVVMFMLAVDLSYQYFVHTECVGKLPAWYEYIFDTPSNHRVHHGRNPQYIDKNYGGVLIIFDRLFGTYEPEVAPVDYGIPRQIRSYNFLVLNCHEFVDMLRDVLAPGPWRDRLRHLWMPPDWNRPGHERASTWATDECSPAAKRQTRNIS from the coding sequence ATGGAAGCATTCGTCAATGCGGCGCATGCGTGGCTGGCGGCGCTGCTCGGCCCGCAGGTGGACTGGAAGCAGGTGCTGTTGATCGGCATGTCGCCGGTCTTCCTGCTCGCCTTCATGCTGGAATTCGCGGTGGAAAAGCGACGCGGACGCGCGGACAAGTTTCACTTGAAGGAGATCGCCGCCAATCTGGCGCTGGGGGGCAGCTACCAGATCATGGAAGCGCTTGCCTGGGTGGCGGCCACCGGCGGCGTGTTCGCGCTGGTCTACCGGCACCGCCTGTTCGACATCCCCGTCAACGGCTGGACGGTGCTGCCGATCTTCGTGCTGGTGGAGTTTTGCTATTACTGGTTCCACCGCTGTTCGCACCGCGTGCGCTGGTGGTGGGCGGCGCATGTGCCGCACCACAGCGGACAGACCATGAATTTCACCACCGCGATGCGCCAGAGCCTGCTCAACGCATTTGTCGGCACCTTCGTGTTCTACCTGCCGCCGGTGCTGCTGGGCGTGCCGCCGGCGGTGGTGATGTTCATGCTGGCTGTGGACCTGAGTTACCAGTATTTCGTGCATACCGAATGCGTCGGCAAGCTGCCGGCGTGGTACGAGTACATCTTCGACACGCCGTCCAACCACCGCGTGCACCACGGCCGCAATCCGCAGTACATCGACAAGAACTATGGCGGCGTGCTGATCATCTTCGACCGCCTGTTCGGCACCTACGAACCGGAAGTGGCGCCTGTCGACTACGGCATTCCGCGCCAGATCCGCTCGTACAATTTCCTGGTGCTGAACTGCCACGAGTTCGTCGACATGCTGCGCGATGTCCTGGCGCCCGGGCCGTGGCGCGACCGGCTCAGGCATCTATGGATGCCGCCGGACTGGAACCGCCCGGGCCACGAGCGCGCCAGCACCTGGGCCACGGACGAGTGCTCACCGGCGGCAAAGCGTCAGACTAGAAATATTTCTTGA